In Candidatus Desulfarcum epimagneticum, one genomic interval encodes:
- a CDS encoding Restriction endonuclease — MNKQTPYNPLDKANLGESVADALLRKPQIRLSDVKRFAGAGIYAVYFGGDFPPYAPISSKGNGEIPIYVGKAVPPGARKGGFGLDADPGAALYKRLKEHSESIEQAANINPDDFSCRYLSVDDIWIPLGEALLIAKFCPLWNKIIDGFGNHDPGKGRYKQARSRWDTLHPGRSWAIKCQTRSENADQIITEVEEFLKGFEPN, encoded by the coding sequence ATGAATAAGCAAACGCCATACAATCCCCTGGATAAGGCCAATCTTGGAGAAAGCGTCGCGGACGCGCTTTTGCGGAAACCTCAAATCCGTTTAAGCGATGTCAAACGGTTCGCCGGGGCCGGCATCTATGCGGTGTATTTTGGGGGCGATTTCCCCCCTTATGCCCCGATTTCCTCAAAAGGAAACGGAGAAATCCCCATTTATGTGGGAAAGGCGGTCCCGCCAGGCGCCAGGAAAGGAGGGTTCGGATTAGACGCGGACCCAGGGGCCGCCCTCTATAAACGGCTCAAAGAACATTCCGAAAGCATTGAGCAGGCGGCCAATATAAATCCGGATGACTTTTCATGCCGCTATCTGTCGGTTGATGATATCTGGATTCCATTGGGGGAGGCTTTGCTCATCGCAAAATTCTGCCCGCTGTGGAATAAAATCATTGACGGATTCGGAAATCATGATCCCGGAAAAGGCCGATACAAGCAGGCGCGCTCAAGATGGGACACCCTCCACCCCGGTCGATCATGGGCCATAAAATGTCAGACGCGCTCTGAAAACGCCGACCAAATCATCACGGAAGTGGAGGAATTTCTAAAAGGCTTCGAACCAAACTAA
- a CDS encoding hypothetical protein (Evidence 5 : Unknown function): MEDSKINCWEYLKCGREPGGAKADELGVCKAAVDESFDGINGGVCGGRVCWAVAGTLCGGQTQGTFAQKRKTCVKCDFFKQIHKDEERAPGEKGIIRDVEIEKKERIQTKLFKIFIPSIILIFAVVGGMSVFFQSSALRDELEKKADLSVKIAVGILEKSLWDFDEDHLRQMCDVMAEDSEIAAVAAFDEGGAALYQSGDKGVLANLESPGAVKGVFSREQDIIWRPTDERIGKVRIYFSRLPTARKQQKAILFYFLTMVVLITSIIVITRIFFKKIIFSPLNYLLGGIQRITSEKIYHPVEVMARDEIGHLTISFNEMMKRINDYAHNLEKKVEERTREIIEKNRIIQEEQEKSEKLLLNILPAAVADDLKRYGKTEPRFYKNVTVFFSDVVGFTKLSSTLKPKSLIGELNRMFTFFDQTIKKNGCERIKTIGDAYLAVCGMHRENERHAENIVRSALRIIEWLKESGASSGMKWQIRIGIHSGEVAGGIVGTEKYIYDVFGDAINTASRMESHSEPMKINISEATHLLVRDKFVCVERGAAPIKGKGEMKMYFVESERTV; encoded by the coding sequence ATGGAAGACTCCAAAATAAACTGCTGGGAATACCTGAAGTGCGGACGGGAGCCCGGGGGAGCCAAGGCCGATGAGCTGGGGGTGTGCAAGGCCGCTGTGGATGAATCCTTCGACGGCATCAACGGCGGCGTTTGCGGAGGAAGGGTCTGCTGGGCCGTGGCCGGGACCCTGTGCGGGGGCCAGACCCAGGGCACCTTCGCCCAGAAGCGCAAAACATGCGTGAAATGCGATTTTTTTAAACAGATCCATAAGGATGAGGAGAGGGCGCCCGGGGAAAAGGGCATCATCCGGGACGTGGAGATTGAGAAAAAGGAGAGAATCCAGACCAAGCTCTTTAAAATTTTTATCCCGTCCATTATCCTGATTTTTGCCGTGGTGGGGGGGATGAGCGTGTTTTTTCAGTCGTCGGCTTTGAGGGACGAGCTGGAAAAAAAAGCGGACCTGTCCGTCAAGATCGCGGTGGGAATCCTTGAAAAATCTCTCTGGGATTTTGACGAAGACCATTTGAGGCAGATGTGCGACGTCATGGCCGAGGACAGCGAGATCGCCGCGGTGGCGGCTTTTGACGAGGGGGGAGCCGCGCTGTATCAAAGCGGGGACAAGGGGGTCCTGGCGAATCTTGAATCCCCCGGGGCCGTCAAGGGCGTGTTTTCCAGGGAGCAGGACATCATATGGCGGCCCACCGATGAGAGGATCGGCAAGGTGAGGATTTATTTTTCCCGCCTGCCCACCGCGCGAAAACAGCAAAAGGCCATTTTGTTTTATTTTCTGACCATGGTGGTTCTGATCACGTCCATCATCGTGATCACCCGGATTTTTTTCAAAAAGATCATTTTCTCTCCCCTCAATTACCTGCTGGGGGGCATCCAGCGCATCACCAGCGAAAAGATTTACCATCCGGTGGAGGTCATGGCCAGGGACGAGATCGGGCATTTGACCATTTCCTTCAATGAAATGATGAAGCGCATCAACGACTACGCCCACAATCTTGAGAAAAAGGTGGAGGAGCGGACCCGGGAGATTATTGAAAAAAATCGCATCATCCAGGAGGAGCAGGAGAAATCCGAAAAGCTGCTGCTCAATATTTTGCCGGCGGCGGTGGCCGATGATTTGAAAAGATACGGCAAAACCGAGCCGCGTTTTTACAAAAACGTCACGGTCTTTTTCTCGGATGTGGTGGGATTCACCAAGCTTTCCTCCACCCTCAAGCCCAAATCCCTGATCGGGGAGCTGAACCGGATGTTCACCTTTTTTGATCAAACCATCAAAAAGAACGGGTGCGAAAGAATCAAAACCATCGGGGACGCCTACCTGGCCGTTTGCGGCATGCACCGGGAAAACGAGCGCCACGCTGAAAATATCGTCCGCTCCGCCCTTCGGATCATCGAATGGCTCAAAGAGAGCGGCGCGTCTTCCGGAATGAAATGGCAAATCAGGATCGGCATTCATTCCGGCGAGGTGGCCGGGGGCATTGTGGGAACCGAAAAGTATATCTACGATGTGTTCGGCGACGCCATCAACACCGCCTCCAGGATGGAGAGCCATTCCGAGCCCATGAAAATCAACATCTCGGAGGCGACCCACTTGCTGGTCCGGGACAAGTTTGTGTGCGTGGAAAGGGGGGCGGCGCCCATCAAGGGGAAGGGCGAGATGAAGATGTATTTTGTGGAGAGCGAAAGGACCGTTTAA
- a CDS encoding Cytosolic protein encodes MTHEANPIGESDDQVVLKMILDSFRGIVMHYGMWFGEASHQLGLERALKLEEEVWNASMKNQLTRLGKTLGFPVKDGVPEALLDMPRDRRMELIKSLAVNWLANDGIWFQAVEKKFGMFDAKRCNDTCWGYFSPFEAGRIKRLLGLGDNGGLPALKKALGFRMYAVINEQTIEDEGENAIVFKMVNCRVQAARKRKNMDDYPCKSGGVVEYTRFAEAVDPRIRTECVGCPPDDHPDEWFCAWRFFIE; translated from the coding sequence ATGACACACGAGGCGAACCCCATCGGCGAATCGGACGACCAGGTGGTCCTTAAAATGATTTTGGACTCGTTCAGGGGCATTGTCATGCACTACGGCATGTGGTTCGGGGAGGCGTCCCACCAGCTGGGTCTGGAGCGGGCGCTTAAGCTGGAGGAGGAGGTCTGGAACGCCAGCATGAAAAATCAGTTGACCCGCTTAGGGAAAACCCTGGGTTTTCCGGTGAAAGACGGGGTTCCGGAGGCGCTTTTGGACATGCCCCGGGACAGGCGCATGGAGCTGATCAAGAGCCTGGCCGTCAACTGGCTGGCCAACGACGGCATATGGTTTCAGGCGGTGGAGAAAAAATTCGGCATGTTCGACGCCAAGCGGTGCAATGACACATGCTGGGGCTATTTCTCGCCCTTTGAGGCCGGGAGGATCAAACGGCTTCTGGGTCTTGGCGACAACGGCGGCCTGCCGGCTTTGAAAAAGGCCCTGGGCTTTCGGATGTACGCGGTGATCAACGAGCAGACCATTGAGGACGAGGGGGAAAACGCCATTGTGTTTAAAATGGTCAACTGCCGGGTTCAGGCGGCCCGGAAACGCAAAAACATGGACGATTATCCCTGCAAATCCGGCGGCGTGGTGGAATACACCCGGTTCGCCGAAGCGGTGGACCCCCGGATCCGGACGGAATGCGTGGGCTGCCCGCCGGACGATCATCCCGACGAGTGGTTCTGCGCGTGGCGGTTTTTTATTGAGTAG
- the coaE gene encoding Dephospho-CoA kinase, which produces MRHDRDIFKKTGAALALGVTGGVASGKSTVCAMLEEMGAPLVDMDVAARRVVEPGTEAFESIVALFGKGVLTPGGVLDRKKIGAIVFADPEKRKKLESLTHPAILRESAVWAGRLARKHPGAVIQMAVPLLIESGMMDMFDNILLVHIPPRMQARRLAERDQITLEEAGRVLKSQLPINEKIAHADFVIDNRGTVEETRKQVEGFWKTLKKNILKERSETL; this is translated from the coding sequence ATGAGACATGACCGGGACATATTCAAAAAAACCGGCGCGGCGCTGGCCCTGGGGGTCACCGGGGGCGTGGCCTCCGGAAAATCCACTGTGTGCGCCATGCTGGAGGAGATGGGCGCCCCCCTGGTGGACATGGATGTGGCGGCGCGTCGGGTCGTGGAGCCGGGAACCGAGGCGTTTGAGTCCATCGTGGCGCTTTTCGGCAAAGGGGTCCTGACGCCCGGCGGTGTTCTGGATCGAAAAAAAATCGGCGCCATTGTCTTTGCCGATCCTGAAAAAAGAAAAAAACTCGAAAGCCTCACCCATCCGGCCATATTGAGGGAATCGGCGGTCTGGGCCGGGCGTCTGGCCCGAAAACATCCCGGGGCCGTCATCCAGATGGCCGTCCCCCTTTTAATTGAGTCCGGCATGATGGATATGTTCGACAATATCCTTCTGGTTCACATCCCGCCCCGCATGCAGGCCAGGCGCCTGGCCGAACGGGACCAAATCACCCTTGAGGAGGCCGGGCGCGTTTTAAAATCCCAGCTTCCCATCAATGAAAAGATCGCCCACGCCGATTTTGTGATCGACAACCGGGGAACGGTTGAGGAGACGAGAAAACAGGTGGAGGGGTTTTGGAAAACCCTCAAAAAAAATATCTTAAAGGAAAGGAGCGAAACCCTATGA
- a CDS encoding DNA (Cytosine-5-)-methyltransferase translates to MKSVELFAGGGGLGLGLGLAGFEPAVVIEWDKWACDTIRQNRRQGYPLVKNWKIFEGDVRDFDYSSLENVDMVSGGPPCQPFSLGGKHRANKDKRDMFPVSVGVIRKLQPRAFALENVRGITRPSFANYFQYILLQLSYPEVKKKKQESWTDHLSRLERHKTCGGKTRGLEYNVIARVLNAADYGVPQRRERVFIVGFRRDQKLRWSFPKASHSLDALLYEQHVTEEYWDRHGVASKDRPAPPRRLKKIKDPGQRRLPGMGEKSWRTVRDAIAGMPDPRSDESRKFFNHRFQSGARAYPGHTGSPLDMPAKTLKAGDHGVPGGENMMALPDGAVRYFTVRESARLQTFPDGYRFHGSWTETMRQLGNAVPVSLARVVGSSIAAQLVAAKENQIKNRQMNE, encoded by the coding sequence ATGAAATCGGTTGAGCTGTTCGCGGGCGGAGGAGGCTTGGGGCTGGGGCTGGGGCTGGCCGGGTTTGAGCCGGCCGTTGTCATCGAATGGGACAAATGGGCCTGCGACACAATCAGACAAAACCGGAGACAGGGGTATCCCCTGGTGAAAAACTGGAAAATCTTTGAAGGCGATGTCCGGGATTTTGATTATTCCAGCTTGGAAAACGTGGATATGGTCTCCGGCGGCCCTCCCTGCCAGCCTTTTTCATTGGGCGGAAAACACCGGGCGAACAAAGACAAACGGGATATGTTCCCCGTCTCTGTCGGCGTGATCCGAAAACTTCAGCCCAGGGCGTTTGCGCTTGAAAATGTCAGAGGCATCACACGTCCGTCCTTTGCCAATTATTTCCAATATATACTCCTTCAGCTTTCCTATCCGGAAGTCAAAAAAAAAAAACAGGAGTCCTGGACCGACCATCTGTCGAGGCTTGAGCGGCACAAAACCTGCGGCGGGAAAACGCGCGGGCTTGAATACAACGTCATCGCAAGGGTCTTGAACGCGGCGGACTACGGCGTGCCCCAGCGCCGGGAGCGCGTGTTCATTGTCGGATTTCGCCGGGATCAAAAACTTCGCTGGAGCTTTCCAAAGGCGTCCCATTCCCTTGACGCCCTGCTGTATGAACAGCATGTCACTGAAGAATACTGGGACCGGCATGGCGTGGCGTCCAAAGACCGGCCGGCTCCCCCGCGCCGCCTGAAAAAAATAAAAGACCCGGGCCAGAGGCGGCTGCCCGGCATGGGGGAAAAATCCTGGCGCACGGTAAGAGACGCCATCGCCGGAATGCCCGATCCACGAAGCGACGAGTCCCGGAAATTTTTTAACCATCGCTTTCAAAGCGGCGCCCGCGCATACCCGGGACACACCGGAAGCCCGCTGGATATGCCCGCCAAAACCCTGAAAGCAGGTGATCATGGCGTTCCGGGCGGGGAAAACATGATGGCTCTCCCGGATGGAGCCGTCCGATATTTTACGGTGAGAGAATCCGCCAGATTGCAGACCTTCCCCGACGGATACCGGTTTCACGGCTCCTGGACGGAAACCATGCGCCAACTGGGAAACGCCGTGCCGGTTTCCCTGGCGCGCGTGGTGGGATCAAGCATAGCGGCCCAGCTTGTGGCGGCAAAGGAAAACCAGATTAAGAATCGACAAATGAATGAATAA
- a CDS encoding Propionyl-CoA carboxylase, beta subunit: MGKWMDGYLEKLDANQRENLAGGGPERAEVQRGLGKLSARDRIERLMDPGTFEEIGSVTREFRMGLDTEEKPSPGDGVVMGFGHIDGRPAMVYSLDFTVMSGAVGDQGVWKIAELTRMAGRQRIPLVGIFDSAGSRLGFKDGHTGLNGLGRLIRNYSVYSGAIPRIALVLGPCVGPLAQVPVLSDFLIMNRNTGFLWLGGDARSDEAGNADFHMGKSGQCDFAAESDEEAIDLAKRLLEFIPGNCREKLPVKKPKDDPDRTSDELLDVMPEDSRFTYDIREIIHRVVDDGEFFELKEDHAPNMVVGFARFDGIPAGVAACDPDELSGIMEPDSADKYERFIMFLNAFHIPLVTLSDTPGFAPGDKWERMGVIRHGAKNLHGYSHLTIPKITIVLRRSYGGSNIVLGCSGMGPDFIYAWPTAEFAPTGPESIVEAVFHKELKKAEKEGKYDEVYEFFLNILKEYFSVMKMGKTFTTYYTVHEVIDPRQTRPKIIRALRTCMGKKEELPEKNRFIKPA; this comes from the coding sequence ATGGGAAAATGGATGGACGGATACTTGGAGAAGCTCGACGCCAACCAAAGGGAAAACCTGGCGGGCGGCGGGCCTGAGCGCGCGGAGGTCCAGCGCGGCCTGGGAAAACTTTCCGCAAGGGATCGCATTGAGCGCCTGATGGACCCCGGGACCTTTGAGGAGATCGGGTCCGTGACCCGGGAATTCCGCATGGGTCTGGACACCGAGGAAAAGCCCAGCCCCGGGGACGGCGTGGTCATGGGCTTCGGCCATATCGACGGCCGGCCGGCCATGGTCTATTCCCTGGATTTCACGGTGATGTCCGGCGCCGTCGGCGACCAGGGGGTCTGGAAAATCGCGGAGCTGACCCGAATGGCCGGGCGCCAGCGCATTCCCCTGGTGGGAATATTCGACTCGGCGGGTTCCCGGCTGGGATTCAAAGACGGCCACACCGGGCTCAACGGCCTGGGACGGCTGATCCGGAACTATTCCGTTTATTCAGGCGCCATTCCCCGGATCGCCCTGGTCCTGGGGCCATGCGTCGGCCCCCTGGCCCAGGTCCCGGTTCTGTCCGATTTTTTGATCATGAACCGAAACACGGGTTTTTTATGGCTGGGGGGGGACGCCCGGTCGGACGAGGCGGGAAACGCCGATTTTCACATGGGAAAAAGCGGCCAGTGCGACTTTGCGGCCGAAAGCGACGAAGAGGCCATTGACCTGGCCAAACGGCTTTTGGAATTCATCCCGGGAAACTGCCGGGAAAAACTCCCGGTCAAAAAGCCCAAAGACGACCCGGACCGGACATCCGACGAGCTTCTGGACGTGATGCCGGAAGACTCCCGGTTCACCTACGACATCCGGGAGATCATCCATCGCGTGGTGGATGACGGAGAATTTTTTGAGCTCAAAGAGGACCACGCCCCCAACATGGTCGTGGGTTTCGCCCGCTTTGACGGAATTCCCGCCGGCGTGGCCGCCTGCGACCCCGATGAGCTCAGCGGCATCATGGAGCCGGATTCCGCCGACAAGTATGAGCGCTTCATCATGTTTTTAAACGCCTTCCACATCCCTTTGGTCACCCTGTCGGACACCCCGGGGTTCGCGCCGGGGGACAAGTGGGAGCGCATGGGGGTCATCCGGCACGGCGCCAAAAACCTTCACGGCTACTCCCATTTGACCATTCCCAAAATCACCATCGTGCTCAGGCGCTCCTACGGGGGCTCCAACATTGTGCTGGGATGCAGCGGCATGGGGCCGGATTTCATCTACGCCTGGCCCACGGCGGAATTCGCGCCCACAGGTCCCGAGTCCATCGTGGAGGCCGTGTTCCACAAGGAGCTGAAAAAAGCCGAAAAAGAGGGGAAATACGACGAAGTGTACGAATTTTTCCTCAATATTTTAAAGGAGTATTTCAGCGTCATGAAGATGGGGAAAACCTTCACCACTTACTACACGGTGCATGAGGTCATCGATCCCCGGCAGACGCGGCCGAAAATCATCCGGGCCCTTCGGACATGCATGGGAAAAAAAGAGGAGCTGCCTGAAAAAAATCGTTTCATCAAACCGGCCTGA
- a CDS encoding conserved exported hypothetical protein (Evidence 4 : Unknown function but conserved in other organisms), whose translation MKRMFFRVAAIMLVSLSSVAFSAPVSIKFFQTDSRYDYHVDLLRLAMEKTSGPYVLEPVKNRMTQKRGLAFLTAGKKVDIAFLAANKEREAAFLPVRVPLLQGLLGHRVFIIRKDKLESFSKIKTLEQLKTGYKAGFGSQWADMEILESNQLPVYGTVNYENLFKMLSAGRFDYFPRGINEAWREVEERKDRYPDLVVEPKTGIYYDYPVYYFVNKKNVSLAKRVEAGLKKALSDGTFKALFMKYHRSLIRRADLKNRRLFELKNRTLSPDVPKMEKGWWFE comes from the coding sequence ATGAAGAGAATGTTTTTCCGGGTGGCGGCGATCATGCTGGTCAGCCTGAGTTCCGTCGCGTTTTCGGCGCCTGTTTCCATCAAGTTTTTTCAAACCGACAGCCGCTATGACTACCATGTGGATCTGTTGCGGCTGGCCATGGAAAAGACCTCGGGCCCCTATGTTCTGGAGCCGGTGAAAAACCGCATGACCCAGAAAAGGGGCCTGGCTTTTCTGACCGCCGGGAAGAAAGTCGACATCGCTTTTCTGGCCGCCAACAAAGAGAGGGAGGCGGCCTTTTTGCCTGTTCGGGTCCCCCTTCTCCAGGGCCTTTTGGGGCACAGGGTGTTTATCATCCGAAAAGACAAGCTTGAGAGTTTTTCCAAAATCAAAACCCTGGAGCAATTGAAAACCGGATACAAAGCGGGTTTTGGAAGCCAATGGGCCGATATGGAGATTTTGGAGTCCAACCAGCTTCCGGTGTATGGAACCGTCAATTATGAAAATCTGTTTAAAATGCTTTCGGCGGGCCGGTTCGACTACTTTCCCCGGGGAATCAACGAGGCCTGGAGGGAGGTGGAGGAAAGAAAGGACCGGTATCCCGATCTTGTGGTGGAGCCCAAAACGGGGATTTATTACGACTACCCGGTCTATTATTTCGTGAACAAAAAAAACGTCTCTTTGGCGAAGCGGGTCGAGGCCGGGCTTAAAAAGGCCCTTTCGGACGGAACCTTCAAGGCCCTTTTTATGAAATACCATCGCTCCCTTATCCGCCGGGCCGATCTTAAAAACCGAAGGCTGTTTGAATTAAAGAACCGGACCCTTTCCCCGGATGTCCCGAAGATGGAGAAGGGGTGGTGGTTTGAGTAA
- a CDS encoding Acetyl-CoA carboxylase, carboxyltransferase component: protein MGERMRKALEKYHQIHEKNRLGGGVEHIERQHKRGKLTARERIDLLIDPGTFNELGAFVGTTSTRIDGRVPEAPCDGAVCGTAMIHGRPVMIHASDFTVLGGSAGVQHLMKFAKPLEMAARWGIPMINLLDSSGGRLGYEDVAMADVEWHFKLESMYSGVIPQITILLGPCIAGGAYLPTLSDFLFMSRISATMWLGGPRQTQAATSEKFDADIGKADYHMRLSGTCDVVGEDDPETIQKCRELMSYLPDNHRQKPPALERGPESGPDHAQKIMDIFPDDFDAPYDMKEIIKLIVDDGKFFEIKDDYAPSLVACFCRLGGRAVGIVANNPAFDGGMLEINVCDKYYRFLQVLDAYRIPLVCLVDTPPIVPGEEEEAKGLLRHTGKITDVYATASIPKITVVLRQAYADAGGLIMGVPKSMGSDLVFAWPTARFAVEGSTFDCATFYGKGVEENALEAYMRRSREKVDVYDAARSWSAQVVDEIIPPGDTRKKIIDALRLTESKKETPPDRLKGHSAAPV from the coding sequence ATGGGCGAACGAATGCGGAAAGCCTTGGAGAAATACCATCAGATTCACGAAAAAAACCGCCTGGGCGGCGGCGTCGAGCATATTGAGCGGCAGCATAAACGGGGCAAGCTCACGGCCCGGGAAAGGATTGATCTTTTAATCGATCCCGGCACATTCAACGAGCTGGGCGCCTTTGTGGGCACCACTTCCACGCGCATCGACGGCCGGGTCCCCGAGGCCCCCTGCGACGGCGCGGTGTGCGGAACCGCCATGATCCACGGCCGGCCGGTCATGATCCATGCCAGCGATTTCACCGTCCTGGGGGGATCGGCCGGGGTCCAGCATCTGATGAAATTCGCAAAGCCCCTGGAAATGGCGGCCCGGTGGGGGATTCCCATGATCAACCTCCTGGACTCGTCCGGGGGAAGGCTGGGGTACGAGGACGTGGCCATGGCGGACGTGGAGTGGCATTTTAAACTGGAGTCCATGTATTCAGGCGTCATCCCCCAGATCACCATCCTGCTGGGGCCGTGCATCGCGGGCGGGGCCTATCTTCCCACCCTGTCCGATTTCCTGTTCATGAGCCGGATATCCGCCACCATGTGGCTGGGAGGGCCTCGCCAGACCCAGGCCGCCACCTCGGAAAAATTCGACGCGGACATCGGAAAGGCAGACTACCACATGCGGCTGAGCGGAACCTGCGACGTGGTGGGCGAAGACGACCCGGAAACCATCCAAAAATGCCGGGAGCTGATGTCCTACCTGCCCGACAACCACAGGCAAAAGCCCCCGGCGCTTGAGCGCGGCCCCGAAAGCGGGCCGGACCACGCCCAGAAAATCATGGACATCTTCCCGGACGACTTCGACGCGCCCTACGACATGAAAGAGATCATCAAACTCATCGTCGATGACGGGAAATTTTTTGAAATCAAAGACGACTACGCCCCGAGCCTTGTGGCCTGTTTCTGCCGGCTCGGCGGACGCGCGGTCGGGATCGTGGCCAACAACCCGGCCTTTGACGGCGGAATGCTGGAGATCAACGTCTGCGACAAATACTACCGTTTTCTCCAGGTCCTGGACGCCTACCGCATTCCCCTGGTGTGCCTCGTGGACACGCCCCCCATTGTGCCCGGGGAAGAGGAGGAGGCCAAAGGGCTTTTGCGCCACACGGGAAAAATAACGGACGTGTACGCCACGGCCTCCATTCCGAAAATCACCGTGGTCCTTCGGCAGGCTTACGCCGACGCCGGGGGGCTTATCATGGGCGTGCCCAAGAGCATGGGCTCGGACCTGGTTTTCGCCTGGCCCACCGCCCGTTTCGCGGTGGAGGGCTCCACGTTTGACTGCGCGACATTTTATGGAAAAGGCGTGGAAGAAAACGCCCTGGAGGCCTACATGCGGCGATCCCGGGAAAAGGTGGATGTGTATGACGCGGCCCGAAGCTGGTCGGCCCAGGTGGTGGACGAGATTATTCCGCCCGGCGACACCCGAAAAAAAATCATCGACGCCTTAAGGCTCACGGAAAGCAAAAAAGAGACCCCGCCCGACCGGTTAAAGGGCCACAGCGCGGCGCCGGTTTAG
- a CDS encoding Acyl-CoA dehydrogenase yields MAAKSKSATQLYFTKEHEMVRKSVREFVEKEINPFMDEWEEQGQAPLHDLFKKMGDLGFLGIRYDEKHGGQGLDHWHDTAFLEELGRIKGAGVPTAIAVQTHMATPAIAEFGSDYLKETYLKPAIAGDMVAAIAVTEPGAGSDVSAVQTTAKKEGDSFVIHGSKTYITNGTQADFITLLARTSDDPGYHSFGLFVVPTHLPGFSVSRKLKKMGLKSSDTAELFFDGIKIPGKNIIGKMGEGFIYQMMQFQHERFTILPIAYVAAEEIINITVEHIRKRVVFGKPLIAKQVLRHRLADWQTEIECLRQLTYHIVRMKEAGLDATREISMGKLHAARVTQEVADGCLQMHGGLGFMDETLVSRFSRDMRLFSIGGGADEVMREIICKTQGYSR; encoded by the coding sequence ATGGCCGCGAAATCAAAATCCGCCACACAACTGTATTTCACCAAAGAACATGAGATGGTCCGCAAATCCGTGAGGGAGTTTGTGGAAAAAGAGATCAATCCGTTCATGGATGAATGGGAGGAGCAAGGCCAGGCCCCGCTCCATGATCTGTTTAAAAAAATGGGCGACCTGGGTTTTTTGGGCATTCGCTACGACGAAAAACACGGGGGGCAGGGGCTTGACCACTGGCACGACACCGCCTTTCTGGAAGAGCTGGGGCGGATCAAAGGCGCCGGGGTGCCCACCGCCATCGCCGTCCAGACCCACATGGCCACCCCGGCCATCGCCGAGTTCGGAAGCGATTATTTAAAGGAGACATATCTCAAGCCGGCCATCGCGGGGGACATGGTGGCGGCCATCGCCGTGACCGAGCCCGGCGCCGGATCGGATGTGAGCGCCGTTCAGACCACGGCGAAAAAAGAGGGCGATTCTTTTGTGATCCACGGCTCCAAAACCTACATCACCAACGGAACCCAGGCCGACTTCATCACCCTTCTGGCCCGGACCAGCGACGACCCCGGCTACCACTCCTTCGGTCTTTTTGTGGTCCCCACCCATCTGCCGGGATTTTCGGTGAGCCGGAAACTGAAAAAAATGGGCCTTAAAAGCAGCGACACGGCCGAGCTTTTTTTCGACGGAATCAAAATCCCTGGAAAAAACATCATCGGAAAGATGGGAGAGGGCTTCATCTACCAGATGATGCAGTTTCAGCACGAGCGCTTCACGATTTTGCCCATCGCCTACGTGGCGGCGGAGGAGATCATCAACATCACGGTGGAGCACATCCGGAAGCGGGTGGTTTTCGGAAAGCCGCTGATCGCCAAACAGGTCCTGCGGCACCGGCTGGCGGACTGGCAGACGGAAATCGAGTGCCTGCGCCAGCTGACCTACCACATCGTCCGGATGAAAGAGGCGGGCCTGGACGCCACCCGGGAAATATCCATGGGCAAACTCCACGCGGCCCGGGTCACCCAGGAGGTGGCCGACGGCTGTCTCCAGATGCACGGCGGGCTGGGCTTCATGGATGAGACCCTGGTGTCGCGCTTCAGCCGGGACATGCGCCTTTTCTCCATCGGCGGCGGGGCGGACGAAGTGATGAGGGAAATCATATGCAAAACGCAAGGTTACTCGCGTTGA